Proteins encoded within one genomic window of Vanrija pseudolonga chromosome 3, complete sequence:
- the VHT1 gene encoding Vitamin H transporter — MAAVPYASDKKAEYLDAEVTGHDAAAGALGEATPSKHSLDEDDDNAPVVGFYDLPLEERRKERKFLWKLDLIYVTVAMVAFVFKIVDQNNISNAYVSGMKEEIGIKGNEYNWFTTYFNIGYIIVLYPSQIAITHWGAHWWLPACELIWGVLTCVLSIVQNSKTVFGIRFLIGMAEGTAWPGNTTLIAQWYLPHEVATRLALFNLAQPIGGMISGVMQAALSTHLDGVHGRSGWRWAFIVNGVCTIFIALVAFVCQPGMPDRPNPLARWYLTDEDYAIARRRVARVKRKAHKPLTVKAFFGAFKYWQLWAIALCWAYGYNTVPSSYFNLWLKSLTKANGAKKYTVAMLNYLTVAGQSVSFLSLVVLLGLSDYLGVRLPSLALHTILNVFSLVILIIRPKNEQLHMAGYFINYGGLPGYLLPCAWAATYLGHVPDVRAVLFATGTVISYINVAFIPLWAYPASQAPNWKVGAKFYLGSMLVTAVLFVATAWGLRWEERKRLRAEGKDVPKPKWYAFLWT; from the exons ATGGCAGCCGTGCCATACGCTTCTgacaagaaggccgagtacctcgacgccgaggttaCTGGccacgatgccgccgccggcgcgctgggcgaggcCACGCCGTCCAAGCACTctctcgacgaggacgacgacaacgcccCCGTCGTCGGGTTCTACGACCTGcccctcgaggagcgccgcaAGGAGCGCAAGTTCCTCTGGAAGCTCGACCTCATCTACGTTACTGTTGCGATGGTCGCGTTCGTCTTCAAG ATTGTCGACCAGAACAACATCTCGAATGCGTACGTTTCGGGCATGAAGGAGGAGATTGGCATCAAGGGCAACGAGTACAACTGGTTCACGACGTACTTCAA CATCGGCTACATCATCGTTCTGTACCCCTCCCAGATCGCCATCACCCACTGGGGCGCGCACTGGTGGCTGCCGGCATGCGAACTGATCTGGGGCGTGCTCACCTGTGTCCTGTCGATCGTGCAGAACTCGAAAACCGTCTTCGGCATCCGCTTCCTCATCGGCATGGCAGAGGGTACCGCCTGGCCGGGCAACACGACGCTCATTGCGCAGTGGTATCTCCCGCACGAGGTGGCTACGAG ACTCGCGCTCTTCaacctcgcccagcccatCGGCGGCATGATCTCCGGCGTGATGCAGGCAGCCCTCAGCACGCACCTGGACGGCGTGCACGGCCGCtcgggctggcgctgggcgttTATTGTCAACGGCGTGTGCACGATCTTCAttgcgctcgtcgcgttcgTCTGCCAGCCAGGCATGCCGGACCGCCCGAACCCCCTCGCGAGGTGGTacctcaccgacgaggactacgcgatcgcgcgccgccgcgtcgcgcgcgtcaagcgcaaggcgcaCAAGCCGCTGACCGTCAAGGCCTTCTTCGGCGCATTCAAGTACTGGCAGCTGTGGGCCATCGCGCTCTGCTGGGCGTACGGCTACAACACGGTCCCGTCGAGCTACTTCAACCTCTGGCTCAAGTCGCTCACCAAGGCCAACGGCGCGAAGAAGTACACGGTCGCCATGCTCAACTACCTCACTGTCGCGGGTCAGTCGGTGTCGTTCCTGTCGCTGGTTgtgctcctcggcctgaGTGATTACTTGGGCGTCCGCCTCCCCTCGCTGGCCCTCCACACCATCCTGAACGTCTTCTCGCTCGTCATCCTCATCATCCGGCCGAAGAACGAGCAGCTCCACATGGCAGGCTACTTTATCAACTATGGCGGCCTCCCAGGCTACCTCCTGCCATGCGCATGGGCGGCAACGTACCTCGGCCACGTGCCCGACGTGCGTGCGGTCCTGTTCGCGACCGGCACAGTCATCTCATACATCAACGTCGCTTTCATCCCGCTCTGGGCGTACCCCGCCTCCCAGGCACCCAACTGGAAGGTCGGAGCCAAGTTCTACCTCGGCTCCATGCTCGTCACGGCCGTGCTGTTTGTTGCCACCGCCTGGGGCCTCCGCTGGGAGGAGCGCAAGCggctccgcgccgagggcaaggacgtGCCCAAGCCCAAGTGGTACGCCTTCCTCTGGACCTAG
- the Gid4 gene encoding Glucose-induced degradation protein 4 — translation MPTEAAPLSAGVDGGPNAGAMSGGGGVLSAVPRPPSSGSSSSSRMLAPPNIKCSHCWAFPLDRQDGIVIVGPADVATERVCARCVRAHKEDASPARLGTLGLRLDDNNYRWIPSVNPAADCTAFTVSVMDLASLAPSPPPPVATSPSTPLLPLPDVDELAPLPPTSPLGIPTRQVLSLSISTSPSPPLHSKSLPAASAAPWASFRAGKEKKSKEVANVVPEQEEECAPNPLLDVTRLRVRSSTYGCLYPGSKFHGTQSSGRSEYEVDVTIVDVHLAESTVCGYLSISHLTETHPQLTTYWEGEIIGPRFGFITGTRFGATMHDDMRHWGRFEQFRLASTRAAVVRPDTEMLLRDPLPDASKGETRPRERDFVFLRIKEKFLVPDHHVRDISGASFAGFYYAMIDLSPTLEIDDSIPTSPLVPKSPLIGTARRQSSSGPRPDPPQRRTSSAGVADARTEPAPRRPSATGTRPAGVRRQSSSRPAPTQKVATLSGYYFHSLNQEPFQQLSLQHVPETRRGKFELR, via the exons atgcccaccgaggccgcgccgctgtccgCCGGCGTGGACGGGGGTCCAAACGCCGGCGCGATGtcggggggcggcggcgtcctcaGCGCCGTTCcccggccgccgtcgtcgggctcgtcgtcgtcctcgcgcatGCTGGCCCCGCCCAACATTAAATGCTCGCACTGCTGGGCGTTCCCCCTAGACAGGCAGGACGGCATCGTCATTGTCGGCccggccgacgtcgccacCGAGCGCGTGTGCGCCAGGTGCGTTCGGGCACACAAGGAGGACGCGAGTCCGGCTCGACTCGGAACACTCGGACTCCGCCTAGACGACAACAACTACCGCTGGATCCCGTCCGtcaaccccgccgccgactgcACCGCGTTCACCGTCTCGGTCATGGACCTCGCGAGCCTcgcgccgtcaccaccaccgcccgtGGCCACCTCGCCAAGTACCCCGCTTTTGCCTTTACCCGACGTCGATGAACTGGCGCCTCTGCCCCCGACGTCTCCGCTCGGTATCCCCACGCGCCAAGTATTGTCGCTTTCCATttcgacctcgccgtcgcccccgctccACTCGAAATCGCTCCCCGCGGCTAGCGCTGCGCCGTGGGCGTCATTCCGCGCGGGCAAGGAGAAAAAGAGCAAAGAAGTTGCAAACGTCGTGCCCGAGCAAGAGGAAGAGTGCGCCCCCAACCCCCTGCTCGACGTCACGCGCCTGCGCGTTCGCTCGTCGACCTATGGTTGTCTCTACCCGGGTTCCAAGTTCCATGGCACCCAGTCGTCGGGTCGCAGCGAGTACGAGGTGGACGTGACGATTGTCGATGTgcacctcgccgagtcgACAGTCTGCGGCTATCTATCCATTTCGCACCTTACCGAGACGCACCCGCAGCTCACCACATACTGGGAGGGAGAGATAATCGGCCCTCGTTTTGGCTTCATCACGGGTACGCGGTTTGGCGCAACGATGCACGACGACATGAGGCACTGGGGCAGGTTTGAGCAGTTCCGCCTCGCGTCTACCAGAGCTGCCGTCGTTCGCCCGGATACCGAGATGCTCCTCCGCGACCCGCTCCCGGACGCGAGCAAGGGCGAGACCCgtccgcgcgagcgcgacttTGTCTTCCTGCGCATCAAGGAAAAGTTCCTCGTGCCCGACCACCACGTTCGCGACATCTCTGGCGCTTCGTTTGCTG GCTTCTACTACGCCATGATCGATCTCTCGCCGACTCTAGAGATAGACGACTCTATCCCGACCTCGCCTCTTGTTCCCAAGTCGCCGCTGATCGGCACGGCCAggcgccagtcgtcgtctGGCCCTCGCCCCGacccgccgcagcggcgcacgtcgtcggccggtgtcgccgacgcgcgcaccgaacccgcacctcgccgacccTCTGCCACGGGCACTCGCCCCGCTGGTGTCCGCCGCCAGAGCTCGAGCCGGCCCGCTCCCACCCAGAAGGTCGCCACGCTCTCAGGC TACTACTTCCACTCGCTCAACCAAGAACCGTTCCAGCAGCTCTCGCTCCAGCACGTCCCCgagacgcgccgcggcaAGTTTGAGCTGCGTTAA